The DNA segment TGGAAGCTCTGGAACCGGAACATCTCCTGAATCCGAAACCAGGACACCACCTCGGCCTGGACGAAGAGGAGGCCGAGAACGGCGCCGAGGAGGAGGTACCCCAGTAGCGCGAGCGGCTGGTTCCCCTCGAAGAGCGCCTTCTCCCGAAGAGCCCGTGTGACCTGTTCGACGTCCTCACATTCGGGGACGAGGAAATCCAGCGTCGTCATGGGTTCGCTCCGAGGAGTACGGGAAGGAGGAGGGGAAGGACGGCGTGCGTGACGAGAAGTCCTCCCGCGAAGAAGCCGAGCACGGCGACCAGCGAAGGGAGCTGGAGGTTCGCCAGCCCCGAAATCGCATGCCCGCTCGTGCACCCGCCCGCCCAACGCGCGCCGAGACCGACCAGAAAGCCACCCGCGACGATCGCGAGCAGCCCCGCGGGAGTGGCGAGCGCGGCCCAGCTGAAGAGCTCGGCCGGGATCAGCCCGGTGAAGTCCTGAATCCCGAGGGCCGAGAGGTCGGCTCGGGTCGCCTCCGAGATCGAGGCCGCCGCCGCGGGAGTGCCGAAGAGGGTCACGGCGAGGAAGCCGCCCAGCCCAACCCCGAGCACGAAGACGAGATTCCAGAGCCCCGCGTGCCTCCAATCGTACCGGAGGAAGTCCGGTTTCCAGCTCGAGGGCGCCGGGACGGCCGCGCAAAGGTGGCGGAGGTTCGAGGAGATCCCGAAGACCTTTCCCCCGAAGAGGAGGAGGAGAGGGACGATGAGTCCGATCAGGGGCCCCGTGACGTACCAGGGCCAGGGGGCCAGCAGAGATTCCGGCATGGGATGCCTCTCCCAGAAATCGTTGTGCTTGTTTGGTTATTTCTTATTGTACTTACTTGTTACTACAAGTAACACACGGAAAGATAGCGGGAGTTCCGGAAGGGTCAAGCGGGGGGAAGGTCGCTGCGGGGCCGCTCAGCGAAGCAGCGTGAAGCCGGCCACCTCGAAGTGACGGTCGAAGGCGAAGGCGTGAGTGAGTTTCTCCCGGCGCATCACCTCGAAGCTTACCGCGTCCACCAGAGAAAAGGGTTGGTCGGCGAAACGCTCCAACCACCGGTTCGCCGCCTCCGACACAAGTTCCGCGGTCACCTCGACCCACTCGTGGATCGGATCACCGAGAAGTGCCGAGAGCGCGATCCGGGCTTCCGCAGGCCCGCGCAGGTGAAGGAGGTGGGCGTGGAGCTCGCCGAGGACCAGGGTCGTCCCTACGAATCGGAGCCCGGCAGCGGCCGGGGAGCGGGCGACCTCCACCGCGTCTTCGTGGTGCTGGTCCTTTCGCCGGCTCAGCGCGAGGAGGGCACTCGTGTCAACGAAGGCCCGCACCCGAGGCCTCGTATCCCCCGCCGTAGAGGTAGCGGTCGTGCTCAGTGGAGACGTCGGGCGGGAAGTCGTCTTCGGCGGCGGTGTCCACGAGGTGAGCGAGAGAC comes from the Gemmatimonadota bacterium genome and includes:
- a CDS encoding YeeE/YedE thiosulfate transporter family protein, yielding MPESLLAPWPWYVTGPLIGLIVPLLLLFGGKVFGISSNLRHLCAAVPAPSSWKPDFLRYDWRHAGLWNLVFVLGVGLGGFLAVTLFGTPAAAASISEATRADLSALGIQDFTGLIPAELFSWAALATPAGLLAIVAGGFLVGLGARWAGGCTSGHAISGLANLQLPSLVAVLGFFAGGLLVTHAVLPLLLPVLLGANP
- a CDS encoding PIN domain-containing protein; amino-acid sequence: MRAFVDTSALLALSRRKDQHHEDAVEVARSPAAAGLRFVGTTLVLGELHAHLLHLRGPAEARIALSALLGDPIHEWVEVTAELVSEAANRWLERFADQPFSLVDAVSFEVMRREKLTHAFAFDRHFEVAGFTLLR